In Brachypodium distachyon strain Bd21 chromosome 2, Brachypodium_distachyon_v3.0, whole genome shotgun sequence, one genomic interval encodes:
- the LOC104583323 gene encoding B3 domain-containing protein LFL1 isoform X2, with the protein MDGVSSKRRSPSASSTSTSSGDVTSAARTQRVTRKRRSGGRGPRRGGLRRPPAHRPHQVLAGLHVILQKELRNSDISQLGRIILPKKEAEAYLPILTSKDGKSLCMHDLLNAQLWTFKYRYWPNNKSRMYVLENTGDYVRAHNLQVGDFIMIYKDDNNNRFVIRAKKAGDDLAATVPQIDEHISVMLPKPEVDDYMSLISPQADISAFMPQADENYEIFDGILNSLPEIPAANVRYSDFFNPFDDSMDMSNPGLNANNSVNLMTHFHDDKAGLSLFPNPKSGPLI; encoded by the exons ATGGACGGCGTCAGCAGCAAGCGCCGCTCCCcgtccgcctcctcgacctccacctcctccggtgACGTCACCAGTGCAGCCCGGACGCAGCGGGTGACCCGCAAGCGCAGGTCCGGTGGACGCGGGCCCCGCCGCGGGGGCCTCCGGAGGCCGCCGGCGCACCGACCT CATCAAGTGTTGGCTGGGTTGCATGTTATTCTGCAGAAGGAACTCCGAAATAGTGACATAAGCCAGCTTGGAAGAATCATTCTCCCCAAG AAGGAGGCAGAAGCTTACCTCCCAATTCTAACATCAAAGGATGGCAAAagtttatgcatgcatgatttgcTAAATGCACAACTGTGGACCTTCAAGTACAG ATACTGGCCGAACAACAAGAGCAGGATGTATGTACTTGAGAATACTG GGGATTATGTCAGAGCCCATAATCTTCAAGTAGGAGACTTCATCATGATATACAAGGATGACAATAATAACAGATTT GTCATCCGAGCAAAGAAGGCGGGAGATGATCTAGCTGCTACTGTGCCACAAATCGATGAGCATATCTCTGTCATGTTGCCAAAACCAGAAGTTGACGACTATATGTCTCTCATTTCACCACAAGCTGATATTTCTGCCTTCATGCCGCAAGCTGATGAGAACTATGAGATATTTGATGGTATTCTAAACTCTCTGCCAGAGATACCTGCAGCCAATGTGAGGTACTCTGACTTCTTCAATCCATTTGATGATTCTATGGACATGTCGAATCCCGGACTGAATGCCAACAACTCAGTTAACCTGATGACGCATTTCCATGACGATAAGGCTGGGCTTTCCTTGTTTCCCAACCCAAAATCTGGGCCTCTCATATAA
- the LOC104583323 gene encoding B3 domain-containing protein LFL1 isoform X1: MDGVSSKRRSPSASSTSTSSGDVTSAARTQRVTRKRRSGGRGPRRGGLRRPPAHRPVNEMDLNRAVFDPDHQVLAGLHVILQKELRNSDISQLGRIILPKKEAEAYLPILTSKDGKSLCMHDLLNAQLWTFKYRYWPNNKSRMYVLENTGDYVRAHNLQVGDFIMIYKDDNNNRFVIRAKKAGDDLAATVPQIDEHISVMLPKPEVDDYMSLISPQADISAFMPQADENYEIFDGILNSLPEIPAANVRYSDFFNPFDDSMDMSNPGLNANNSVNLMTHFHDDKAGLSLFPNPKSGPLI; encoded by the exons ATGGACGGCGTCAGCAGCAAGCGCCGCTCCCcgtccgcctcctcgacctccacctcctccggtgACGTCACCAGTGCAGCCCGGACGCAGCGGGTGACCCGCAAGCGCAGGTCCGGTGGACGCGGGCCCCGCCGCGGGGGCCTCCGGAGGCCGCCGGCGCACCGACCT GTAAATGAGATGGATTTAAATAGAGCTGTTTTTGATCCAGAT CATCAAGTGTTGGCTGGGTTGCATGTTATTCTGCAGAAGGAACTCCGAAATAGTGACATAAGCCAGCTTGGAAGAATCATTCTCCCCAAG AAGGAGGCAGAAGCTTACCTCCCAATTCTAACATCAAAGGATGGCAAAagtttatgcatgcatgatttgcTAAATGCACAACTGTGGACCTTCAAGTACAG ATACTGGCCGAACAACAAGAGCAGGATGTATGTACTTGAGAATACTG GGGATTATGTCAGAGCCCATAATCTTCAAGTAGGAGACTTCATCATGATATACAAGGATGACAATAATAACAGATTT GTCATCCGAGCAAAGAAGGCGGGAGATGATCTAGCTGCTACTGTGCCACAAATCGATGAGCATATCTCTGTCATGTTGCCAAAACCAGAAGTTGACGACTATATGTCTCTCATTTCACCACAAGCTGATATTTCTGCCTTCATGCCGCAAGCTGATGAGAACTATGAGATATTTGATGGTATTCTAAACTCTCTGCCAGAGATACCTGCAGCCAATGTGAGGTACTCTGACTTCTTCAATCCATTTGATGATTCTATGGACATGTCGAATCCCGGACTGAATGCCAACAACTCAGTTAACCTGATGACGCATTTCCATGACGATAAGGCTGGGCTTTCCTTGTTTCCCAACCCAAAATCTGGGCCTCTCATATAA